CTGACGATGTTCGACGGCCGGACCCGCCTCGCCTCCGACGTGGCCGACCAGGTCCGGGAGCACTTCGGCGACCGGGTGCTGCGGACCGCCATCCCCCGCTCCGTGCGCATCAGCGAGGCGCCCAGCCACGGCGAGACCGTGATGACCTACGACCCGACCAGCACGGGCGCCCTGTCCTACGCCGAGGCGGCCGCCGAGATGCGCCGCACGAAGGAGATGTCATGACCGACCGACGACGTGGACTCGGCAAGGGCCTGGGTGCCCTCATCCCGCAGCAGCCCGCGGGCAACGCAGACCGACCCCGTGACGTCTTCTTCCCGCGGGCCGACAGCACCTCGGCGTTCTCGGGCCATGCGACCGCGACCGCCACGTCCACCGCCGCACCAGGTGAGGACACCCGGTCGTCCGTCTCGCCGACGCCGGCCGATGCCCCTGGGTCCACCGACCATTCCCTCTCTGGTTCCACAGGAAACCGCAGCGTGCAGTCGGAGACCGGTGCCGGTTCCACGGGAAACCGCAGCGTGCCCACGGAGACCGGTGCTGGTTCCACGGGAGACGACGGCATGAACGCAGCCGGCGCCGATGACGGTGGCCCTGCTCTCGCACCGGTCCCCGGAGCATCCTTCGCCGAGATCGACCTCGGCCAGATCCGCGCCAACCCGCGGCAGCCCCGCTCCGTCTTCGACGACGACGACCTGGCCGAGCTGGTCAGCAGCATCCGCGAGCTGGGTGTCCTGCAGCCGGTCGTCGTCCGCCCCACCGACCCCGACGAGGTCGCGGGCGGTGAGCCGCCGTTCGAGCTGGTCATGGGCGAGCGCCGTCTGCGGGCGTCGCGAGCGGCCGACCAGACCACGATCCCGGCCATCGTGCGGGCCACCGACGACGAGCACATGCTGCGGGACGCGCTGCTGGAAAACCTGCACCGTGCCCAGCTGAACCCGCTCGAGGAGGCCGCGGCCTACCAGCAGCTGCTCGAGGACTTCGGCTGCACCCACGACGAGCTGGCCGGCCGCATCGGCCGGTCACGGCCGCAGATCAGCAACACCATCCGGCTGCTGCGCCTGCCGCCGATGGTGCAGCGGCGGGTGGCGTCGGGGGTGCTCAGTGCCGGGCACGCCCGGGCTCTGCTGGGTCTCGCCGACGGAGCCGCGATGGAGCGGCTGGCCCAGCGCATCGTGGCCGAGGGACTCTCGGTGCGCTCCGTCGAGGAGATCGTCATGATCGGCGACGACGAGCGGCCGACCCGGCGCCGCGCCGCCGGCGCCTCCGCCTCACCGGAGCTGGAGCGGATCGCCAGCTCGCTGTCGGGGCGTCTCGACACGCGGGTCCAGGTGTCCATGGGGCGCCGCAAGGGCAAGATGGTCATCGAGTTCGCGGGCCAGGACGATCTCGAGCGCATCCTCGACCTGCTGGGACGGGACGAGCTCAGCCCTTCGTCGACGTCGGACTGACGCCCCGCCCGCCGCGGTCGCACAGCCCCGGGTGATGCCTGCGGGCCGTCCGGCGCGGGGTCAGGGGCGCGAGGACCGTCGGCGGCGTGCGGGCCGTCCCCGGCGTCCACGCCGCGGCCCGGGCTGGTCCGCGGCCTCACCCGCGTCCCTTCCGCCCGCCGGGCGGACGATCTCCACGACCCGGACCGGACCGGCGACCGTCCCCTCGGCCAGCACGTGCACCTGAGCCTGGGTCACGCCGTGCCGCCGCAGCACCGGTCGGGCCTGCTCGAGCTCGGCCGCGGCCGCCTCACCCTTGAGCGCGAGCAGCCGGCCCTCGTCCGCCAGCAGCGGGAAGCCCCACCTGATCAGCTTGTCCAACGACGCCACCGCGCGGGCGGTGACGACCGGCGCCTCCAGGTCGACGTCCTCCGCCCGACCACGGTGCACCGTCACGTTGTCCAGGCCGAGCTCGGCGACGGCGTGCTCCAGCCACGTGGTGCGGCGCAGCAGCGGCTCCACGAGGTGCAACCGCAGGTCGGGGCGGGCGATGGCGAGGACCACGCCGGGCAGGCCGGCACCCGACCCGATGTCCACGACCTGCTCGTCCTCCCGGCACAGCACCTCGACCACGGCGCAGTTGAGCAGGTGGCGCTCCCACAGCCGACCGGTCTCGCGCGGGCCGATGAGGCCGTGGCTGATGCCGGTCGTGGCCAGCAGCTCGGCATACCGCACCGCCACCGGCAGCCGCTCGGCGAAGATCTCCCGCGCCTGCTCCGGGGGCGGTGGCGCGGCACCGGTGCCCGGCACGTCGTCAGTCAGCCGGCAGGATGACGACGTAGCGCGAGGGCTCCACGCCCTCGGACTCCGAGCTGAGCCCAGCCGCGAGGACCTCGTCGTGCACGACCTTGCGCTCGAAGGCGGTCATCGGCTCCAGGTCCCGGCGCTCCCCGGACTCCTTGACCTCGGCGATCGCGCTGCGTGCCTGGGCCACCAGGGCGCTACGGCGGTCGGCGCGGTAGCCGGCCACGTCCAGCATGAGGCGGCTGCGCTCTCCGGTCTCGGCCTGCACGGCCAGCCGGGTCAGCTCCTGCAGCGCCTCGAGGACCGCACCGCCCGGGCCCACGAGACGGCGCGGGGCGGCACCGTCCTCGGAGTCCACGAGGGCGACAGCGGCGCGGTCGCCGTCCACGTCCACCTCGAGGTCGCCGTCCAGGTCGGCGATGTCCAGAAGGGTCTCCAGGAAGTCGGCGGCGACCTCTCCCTCCCGGACGAGGTCGGCGGCGGCGTCCCCGCCGCTGGACGACGTCGACGCGGCGGTTGTGACCTCGGTCACATCCTGGTCGGCGGCGTCCTCGGTCGGAGCCTGCTCGTCCTGCGCGGGCTGCTCGGTCGGAGCCTGCTCGTCCTGCGCGGGCTGCTCGGTCGGAGCCTGCTCGTCGGTGGTCGCGATGTCGGTGTCGTTCGTGGTGCTCATCTGCACTCCTGTCTCGAGGGCGGTCGGGTCGGTGGGGCGCGGGGCCGCGCGCCTCGTCAGCGCTTCTTGCGGCGCTTCTTGCTCTTCGGCTGGGCCCGCTGGCCGGCCACGCGGGCCTGCATCTGCGCCTGGGCCGCTTCGCGCTCGGCCATGAAGTTCGGGTTCTTGAGCTGGACGCCCAGGGCGGTCTTGCCCTTGCGCGCCATGCGGGCCTTGTACTTCTCCTCGGCCGGGGTGTTGGGCG
This genomic window from Serinicoccus chungangensis contains:
- a CDS encoding ParB/RepB/Spo0J family partition protein, which encodes MNAAGADDGGPALAPVPGASFAEIDLGQIRANPRQPRSVFDDDDLAELVSSIRELGVLQPVVVRPTDPDEVAGGEPPFELVMGERRLRASRAADQTTIPAIVRATDDEHMLRDALLENLHRAQLNPLEEAAAYQQLLEDFGCTHDELAGRIGRSRPQISNTIRLLRLPPMVQRRVASGVLSAGHARALLGLADGAAMERLAQRIVAEGLSVRSVEEIVMIGDDERPTRRRAAGASASPELERIASSLSGRLDTRVQVSMGRRKGKMVIEFAGQDDLERILDLLGRDELSPSSTSD
- the rsmG gene encoding 16S rRNA (guanine(527)-N(7))-methyltransferase RsmG — translated: MPGTGAAPPPPEQAREIFAERLPVAVRYAELLATTGISHGLIGPRETGRLWERHLLNCAVVEVLCREDEQVVDIGSGAGLPGVVLAIARPDLRLHLVEPLLRRTTWLEHAVAELGLDNVTVHRGRAEDVDLEAPVVTARAVASLDKLIRWGFPLLADEGRLLALKGEAAAAELEQARPVLRRHGVTQAQVHVLAEGTVAGPVRVVEIVRPAGGRDAGEAADQPGPRRGRRGRPARRRRSSRP
- a CDS encoding protein jag, with protein sequence MSTTNDTDIATTDEQAPTEQPAQDEQAPTEQPAQDEQAPTEDAADQDVTEVTTAASTSSSGGDAAADLVREGEVAADFLETLLDIADLDGDLEVDVDGDRAAVALVDSEDGAAPRRLVGPGGAVLEALQELTRLAVQAETGERSRLMLDVAGYRADRRSALVAQARSAIAEVKESGERRDLEPMTAFERKVVHDEVLAAGLSSESEGVEPSRYVVILPAD